The Arachis hypogaea cultivar Tifrunner chromosome 16, arahy.Tifrunner.gnm2.J5K5, whole genome shotgun sequence genome contains a region encoding:
- the LOC112697691 gene encoding uncharacterized protein isoform X1: MKQTEFNELANSTCSSSGSMNSKQKPIKEKSVKQLTFEAKEVNDNEEHDMGTSHLETKRMDARWYRSLFRKPKNGKVEVPQRVQPDIFRNETAQMPESRNPLLDEDLVRNDVGHDGEKSTHSKRNGIMLDTGSDLSTTLADDDDSNLIPSRLRDNIVGTGGSCSKRRRLDCDPVVSSNPSTTELQDGVDTDASVLQKEYPVNSPKEVTKHTCLICKSGGQLLGNCLLQDSWFRLCWLIIMVMLWLPNPRLLEKDQMRVQAIVPPQLKQAYLCRIVVI; the protein is encoded by the exons ATGAAACAAACAGAATTCAATGAATTGGCAAATAGTACATGTTCTAGCTCAGGTTCAATGAATTCAAAACAGAAGCCAATAAAAGAAAAGAGTGTGAAACAATTGACATTTGAAGCTAAGGAAGTCAATGACAATGAAGAGCACGATATGGGAACTTCACACTTAgaaacaaagagaatggatgcTCGTTGGTACCGGTCTCTGTTTCGAAAACCAAAAAATGGCAAGGTTGAGGTGCCTCAAAGGGTTCAACCTGATATCTTTAGAAACGAGACAGCACAAATGCCAGAGTCAAGGAATCCATTACTGGATGAAGATTTAGTTAGGAATGATGTTGGGCATGATGGAGAAAAATCGACTCATTCTAAGAGAAATGGAATCATGTTGGACACGGGTTCAGATCTTTCTACCACATTGGCTGATGATGATGATTCCAACCTCATCCCTTCAAGGTTGCGTGACAATATTGTAGGGACTGGTGGGTCATGTTCCAAACGGAGAAG GTTGGATTGTGATCCTGTGGTCTCATCTAACCCTTCTACAACTGAG CTTCAGGATGGAGTTGATACGGATGCAAGTGTGTTGCAAAAGGAATATCCTGTAAATTCACCAAAAGAAGTCACAAAGCACACATGTCTAATTTGCAAGAGTGGTGGACAGCTACT AGGAAATTGCCTTCTCCAGGATTCCTGGTTCAGGTTGTGCTGGTTGATTATAATGGTAATGTTGTGGCTTCCGAACCCAAGGCTACTGGAAAAAGATCAGATGAGAGTTCAAGCAATAGTGCCACCGCAGTTGAAGCAAGCATACCTGTGCAGAATTGTTGTTATCTGA
- the LOC112697691 gene encoding uncharacterized protein isoform X2 produces the protein MKQTEFNELANSTCSSSGSMNSKQKPIKEKSVKQLTFEAKEVNDNEEHDMGTSHLETKRMDARWYRSLFRKPKNGKVEVPQRVQPDIFRNETAQMPESRNPLLDEDLVRNDVGHDGEKSTHSKRNGIMLDTGSDLSTTLADDDDSNLIPSRLRDNIVGTGGSCSKRRRLDCDPVVSSNPSTTEDGVDTDASVLQKEYPVNSPKEVTKHTCLICKSGGQLLGNCLLQDSWFRLCWLIIMVMLWLPNPRLLEKDQMRVQAIVPPQLKQAYLCRIVVI, from the exons ATGAAACAAACAGAATTCAATGAATTGGCAAATAGTACATGTTCTAGCTCAGGTTCAATGAATTCAAAACAGAAGCCAATAAAAGAAAAGAGTGTGAAACAATTGACATTTGAAGCTAAGGAAGTCAATGACAATGAAGAGCACGATATGGGAACTTCACACTTAgaaacaaagagaatggatgcTCGTTGGTACCGGTCTCTGTTTCGAAAACCAAAAAATGGCAAGGTTGAGGTGCCTCAAAGGGTTCAACCTGATATCTTTAGAAACGAGACAGCACAAATGCCAGAGTCAAGGAATCCATTACTGGATGAAGATTTAGTTAGGAATGATGTTGGGCATGATGGAGAAAAATCGACTCATTCTAAGAGAAATGGAATCATGTTGGACACGGGTTCAGATCTTTCTACCACATTGGCTGATGATGATGATTCCAACCTCATCCCTTCAAGGTTGCGTGACAATATTGTAGGGACTGGTGGGTCATGTTCCAAACGGAGAAG GTTGGATTGTGATCCTGTGGTCTCATCTAACCCTTCTACAACTGAG GATGGAGTTGATACGGATGCAAGTGTGTTGCAAAAGGAATATCCTGTAAATTCACCAAAAGAAGTCACAAAGCACACATGTCTAATTTGCAAGAGTGGTGGACAGCTACT AGGAAATTGCCTTCTCCAGGATTCCTGGTTCAGGTTGTGCTGGTTGATTATAATGGTAATGTTGTGGCTTCCGAACCCAAGGCTACTGGAAAAAGATCAGATGAGAGTTCAAGCAATAGTGCCACCGCAGTTGAAGCAAGCATACCTGTGCAGAATTGTTGTTATCTGA
- the LOC112805967 gene encoding protein FAR1-RELATED SEQUENCE 5-like has protein sequence MSEADIMQMMNMLKSGISTSQIFGLLASQAGGRQIPGDAARVLKKLEDMRLKDPQLYFKACHDSRGLLRNLLWSDGISQLDYRLFGNVIAFDATYKKNKYSCPLVIFSGVNHHNQTIIFAAALIADETTDTYIWLLCQLMFAMRGKTPTSIITDGAMAIRNALRDVFPEVRHRLCAWHLIRNATSNVGNPSFTSKFRKIMLGDYEIPVFKRKWVQLIEEFGIEDKPWVINMYEEKHMWATAYLRGKFFAGFRTTSRCEEFNADYESTRGAPVMQTCIELLERYAAELYTHEIFFFFRPFFSRAGSMRVLNIDSTNDFIKYIVCKHGRPDFMWTVDFRQEEMIFMCTCLRMESFSISCEHIVKVLVDRDICEILRSLVLDRWTKRVKSALNDPSGFTRNAVVISHQSALVKFSKQLAAVAAKVPERYKETRDIIMELYSSYKAADEGTNQPQSGVARSSNPYVHQTTGGSGQPSKKKKRQRCSVCQMEGHKKTTCPWQKDIDNNVIENEANGSDDGDMCTEATAELDSDN, from the exons ATGTCAGAGGCAGATATTATGCAAATGATGAACATGCTAAAGTCAGGGATTAGCACTTCACAGATATTTGGTCTTCTAGCCAGTCAAGCAGGCGG GCGTCAAATTCCTGGTGATGCAGCACGAGTGTTGAAGAAGTTGGAGGATATGCGGTTGAAGGATCCACAATTATATTTCAAGGCATGTCACGATTCAAGAGGTTTGTTACGTAATTTGTTATGGTCTGATGGGATTAGCCAACTAGACTACCGACTCTTCGGGAATGTTATTGCTTTTGATGCTACGTACAAGAAGAACAAGTATAGTTGTCCATTAGTCATATTCAGCGGGGTTAACCACCACAACCAAACAATTATTTTTGCTGCTGCGTTAATTGCGGACGAAACTACTGATACATATATTTGGCTCCTGTGTCAGCTCATGTTTGCAATGAGGGGCAAGACCCCGACCTCAATCATAACTGATGGGGCCATGGCGATTAGGAATGCATTGAGAGATGTATTTCCCGAAGTCAGACATAGATTATGCGCTTGGCACCTTATTCGAAATGCAACTAGCAATGTTGGAAATCCATCGTTTACatctaaatttagaaaaattatgttGGGAGACTACGAGATTCCCGTGTTTAAGCGTAAGTGGGTTCAGCTTATTGAAGAATTTGGCATTGAGGATAAGCCGTGGGTGATCAACATGTACGAAGAGAAGCATATGTGGGCTACTGCATATCTAAGAGGAAAATTCTTTGCTGGCTTTAGAACTACATCAAGATGTGAAG AATTTAATGCTGATTATGAATCTACACGTGGGGCACCCGTCATGCAAACTTGTATAGAGCTGCTAGAGAGATATGCTGCTGAGTTATACACTCAtgagatattttttttctttcggcCATTTTTCTCTAGAGCTGGATCAATGCGGGTGCTAAACATAGATAGTACCAATGATTTTATAAAGTACATTGTGTGTAAGCATGGGAGGCCCGATTTTATGTGGACCGTTGATTTTCGTCAAGAAGAAATGATCTTCATGTGTACCTGTTTAAGAATGGAGTCATTTAGTATTTCCTGCGAACATATTGTGAAAGTTCTGGTTGACAGAGACATCTGTGAGATTCTCCGGTCATTGGTATTGGATAGATGGACAAAAAGGGTTAAATCAGCACTCAATGATCCAAGTGGGTTCACCAGGAATGCTGTTGTTATTAGTCATCAAAGTGCATTGGTGAAATTTTCTAAACAATTGGCTGCTGTTGCTGCTAAAGTACCAGAGAGATATAAAGAGACACGTGACATAATTATGGAATTGTACTCATCTTACAAGGCTGCAGACGAAGGCACTAACCAACCTCAGTCAGGTGTAGCTAGAAGTAGCAATCCGTATGTGCATCAAACCACTGGAGGCTCAGGACAACCATCTAAGAAGAAGAAGCGACAACGTTGTAGTGTTTGTCAAATGGAAGGACATAAGAAGACAACATGTCCTTGGCAAAAGGACATTGACAACAACGTTATAGAAAATGAAGCTAATGGTTCGGACGATGGCGACATGTGTACCGAAGCGACGGCTGAGTTAGATAGTGATAATTAG